In one window of Prevotella fusca JCM 17724 DNA:
- a CDS encoding DUF3990 domain-containing protein yields the protein MKLYHGTNTDFSEIDLTKSFPLKDFGQGFYLTTIREQAERMAKRKREALGGKAIVQEYEFDESALHKGDLKTLVFEGTTPEWATFIFNNRSRSKNYHHDYDIVVGPIADDGVAFLINQYTTGAVTLAQFTRMLKFKKLSNQYFFGTEKAVKQLRRIK from the coding sequence ATGAAACTCTATCATGGTACTAATACGGATTTTTCAGAGATTGATCTTACAAAGTCTTTCCCTCTCAAAGATTTCGGTCAAGGCTTTTATTTGACGACAATACGTGAGCAGGCTGAACGAATGGCGAAAAGAAAACGGGAAGCATTAGGGGGTAAAGCCATTGTACAAGAGTATGAATTTGATGAGAGTGCCTTGCATAAAGGTGATTTGAAAACTCTCGTTTTTGAAGGTACTACCCCTGAATGGGCAACATTCATCTTTAACAATAGGTCAAGAAGTAAGAACTATCATCATGATTACGATATCGTTGTTGGACCTATAGCAGATGATGGAGTTGCCTTTCTTATTAATCAATACACGACAGGAGCAGTCACTTTAGCACAGTTTACTCGGATGCTCAAGTTTAAGAAACTCAGTAATCAGTATTTTTTCGGAACTGAAAAGGCTGTAAAACAATTAAGGAGAATAAAGTAA
- a CDS encoding AMP-dependent synthetase/ligase produces the protein MQTNSHLSVLIHEQAKKYGAKPALTFRNFGSLKWKTVSWNQFSMRVKEVSNALLNLGMKPQEAIAVFAQNCIQYLYTDFGAYGVRVVSIPFYATSSEQQIQYMIQDAGVKYLFVGEQEQYDKAHRILSLCPTLERIIVFDPSVRINTHDPNTIFFEDFLKLGEGLPREPEVEERWAQANYEDICNILYTSGTTGESKGVILTYKMYQAALEANDKCVPVSENDRVINFLPFTHVFERGWSYLALSEGAQMIINTYPKEIQQSMRETHPTCMASVPRFWEKVYAAVKERMDNSSAVQRKLFYHALNVGKKRNIQYLARGKRVPLALEMEYKVVNKAILSLVRKQMGLEKPNIFPAAGAYVSPEVEEFVHSIGLNMLVGYGLTESLATVSCDHAGKAYTVGSVGRPIEGIEIKISDEGEIMLKGPTIMPGYFRRDTTNAEVFDKDGFFHTGDSGYMKDGELFLKERIKDLFKTSNGKYVAPQMVEGMLLVDKFIEQVSVIADQRKFVSALIVPEFRVLEEWAKENHIEFKNREELCQNKRVNAMMRERIETLQQRLASYEQIKRFTLLPQNFSMESGELTNTLKLKRAVVNRRYQDVIEKMYEE, from the coding sequence ATGCAGACAAACAGTCATCTCTCTGTTCTTATTCATGAACAAGCTAAAAAGTACGGCGCGAAGCCGGCACTTACATTCCGTAACTTCGGCAGTCTGAAGTGGAAGACCGTCTCATGGAACCAGTTTTCTATGCGTGTGAAAGAAGTTTCAAATGCGCTCTTGAACCTTGGAATGAAACCGCAGGAGGCGATTGCTGTGTTTGCACAGAACTGTATCCAGTACCTTTACACTGACTTCGGTGCATACGGAGTGCGTGTAGTAAGTATTCCCTTCTATGCCACCAGTTCCGAACAGCAGATACAGTATATGATTCAGGATGCCGGCGTAAAGTATCTTTTCGTTGGGGAGCAGGAACAGTATGACAAGGCACATCGTATCCTGTCGCTCTGTCCAACGTTGGAACGTATCATCGTCTTTGACCCCAGTGTGCGCATCAATACGCATGACCCCAATACGATTTTCTTTGAGGATTTCCTGAAGTTAGGAGAAGGACTGCCACGGGAACCGGAGGTTGAAGAGCGTTGGGCACAGGCAAATTATGAGGACATTTGTAACATTCTTTATACAAGTGGTACGACGGGCGAGAGCAAGGGCGTTATACTGACATATAAGATGTATCAGGCTGCGCTGGAGGCAAACGACAAGTGTGTGCCTGTAAGCGAGAATGACCGTGTCATCAACTTCCTGCCTTTCACCCATGTCTTTGAGCGTGGATGGTCCTATCTTGCACTTTCGGAGGGTGCGCAGATGATAATAAATACCTATCCGAAGGAGATACAGCAGAGTATGCGTGAGACGCATCCTACGTGTATGGCTTCCGTACCCCGTTTCTGGGAGAAGGTCTATGCAGCCGTGAAGGAGCGCATGGACAACTCCAGTGCTGTTCAGCGCAAGCTGTTCTATCATGCGCTGAACGTCGGAAAGAAGCGTAATATACAGTATCTGGCACGTGGAAAACGTGTTCCACTGGCGTTGGAGATGGAGTACAAGGTTGTCAACAAGGCAATATTGAGCCTTGTGCGTAAGCAGATGGGACTTGAGAAACCTAACATCTTCCCGGCAGCAGGTGCATACGTTTCGCCTGAGGTTGAGGAGTTTGTGCATAGCATCGGACTGAACATGCTTGTCGGTTACGGATTGACGGAGAGTCTGGCAACAGTCAGCTGCGACCATGCAGGCAAGGCTTATACGGTCGGTTCTGTTGGTCGTCCGATAGAGGGTATCGAAATAAAGATCAGTGACGAAGGTGAAATCATGCTGAAGGGACCTACGATTATGCCCGGTTACTTCCGTCGTGATACTACCAATGCTGAGGTTTTTGATAAGGACGGATTCTTCCATACAGGTGACTCAGGCTATATGAAGGATGGCGAGCTGTTCCTGAAAGAACGCATCAAGGACCTCTTCAAGACATCCAATGGTAAGTATGTTGCGCCGCAGATGGTGGAAGGTATGCTCTTGGTAGATAAGTTCATTGAGCAGGTTTCAGTCATTGCTGACCAGCGAAAGTTCGTGTCTGCACTGATTGTCCCGGAGTTCCGTGTGCTGGAAGAATGGGCAAAGGAGAATCACATTGAGTTCAAGAACCGTGAGGAGTTGTGTCAGAATAAGCGTGTCAATGCGATGATGCGTGAGCGTATCGAAACCTTGCAGCAGCGTCTGGCATCTTATGAGCAGATCAAGCGATTCACTCTGCTTCCCCAGAACTTCTCAATGGAAAGCGGTGAGCTGACGAATACGCTGAAACTGAAGCGTGCGGTTGTCAACCGTCGCTATCAGGATGTGATTGAAAAGATGTACGAGGAATAG
- a CDS encoding ComEA family DNA-binding protein → MNLKSLFYLHRSDRKVILVLLLFITGCLGLIIFVGNQTAETSGTKTDSVISQKPASFSGKGQLPEVETEEGKHLFPFDPNTATAEQLQQLGLSPFQLRNIIKYRSKGGVYRSPMDFARLYGLTRKQYRELEPYITIGDDYEPASTLASVQAYIARKEADKQAAHEAYEAYKAKNTYKPYKEYDRDTIRYPLKMKVGEHVNLASADTTQLKKVPGIGSGWARAIVNYGKRLGGYVAVGQLQEIDGFPEEALPYFSITNPHTEKINLNTATIAQLRKHPYMNFYQARAVSDYRRLKGKLTSLSQLRLLKDFTPEAIERLRPYVEF, encoded by the coding sequence ATGAACCTTAAATCACTTTTCTATCTTCACCGGTCTGACCGGAAAGTAATACTGGTACTGTTGTTGTTCATCACCGGTTGTCTTGGTTTGATTATCTTTGTCGGCAATCAGACAGCAGAAACTTCTGGTACAAAAACCGACAGCGTAATCAGTCAGAAGCCAGCATCTTTCTCCGGTAAAGGACAGCTGCCGGAAGTTGAAACAGAAGAAGGAAAACACCTTTTTCCCTTTGACCCGAATACTGCTACTGCCGAACAGCTGCAGCAGTTGGGACTGTCACCCTTTCAGCTGCGCAATATCATCAAGTACCGTTCCAAAGGAGGTGTCTATCGTTCACCGATGGATTTTGCCCGACTCTATGGTCTTACTCGCAAGCAATATCGGGAATTGGAGCCTTATATCACAATCGGTGACGATTATGAACCTGCTTCCACACTTGCCTCTGTACAAGCCTATATCGCCCGAAAAGAAGCTGACAAGCAGGCTGCTCATGAGGCTTATGAAGCCTATAAGGCGAAGAATACGTATAAACCTTACAAGGAGTATGACCGTGACACCATCCGTTATCCGCTGAAAATGAAAGTGGGTGAGCACGTCAACCTCGCTTCGGCTGATACAACCCAGTTGAAGAAAGTGCCCGGCATCGGCTCAGGATGGGCACGAGCCATTGTCAATTACGGCAAGCGGTTAGGTGGGTACGTGGCAGTGGGGCAGCTGCAGGAGATTGACGGCTTCCCTGAAGAAGCCCTGCCTTACTTCTCAATCACTAATCCACATACTGAGAAAATCAACCTCAATACTGCTACTATCGCACAGCTTCGTAAGCATCCTTATATGAATTTCTATCAGGCAAGAGCGGTCAGTGACTACAGACGGCTGAAAGGAAAGCTGACCAGTCTCTCCCAGCTCCGTCTGTTGAAGGACTTTACGCCCGAAGCCATCGAACGGCTGCGCCCGTATGTTGAGTTTTGA
- a CDS encoding sodium-dependent transporter: MIEQKRAKFGSKLGMILATAGGAVGLGNVWRFPYMTGQNGGAAFILIYIGCILLLGLPCMISEFIIGRHAASNTARAYTKLSDGTAWKWVGYLGVLTGFLITGYYAVVSGWCLQYGVASVMNHLHGSPAYFQAYFSDFSTNPWKPVLWTSIILFVTHYVIIHGVRNGIERASKILMPALFLLLLAIVVASCLLPGAGKGIEFLLKPDFSKVTGDVFLGALGQSFYSMSIAMGCICTYASYYNRHTKLLNSAVQIGFIDTCVAILAGLMIFPAAFSVGVSPDSGPSLIFITLPNVFEQAFSSMPVIGYVVSLAFYLLLSMAALTSLISLHEVSTAFFQEELHISRPRAAMIVTGGCFLIGAVCSLSLGEWSFLKVAGVDLFDVFDFVTGQIFLPVGGLLTCLFIGWYVPKKLVKDEFTNWGTTRGVFFGTYYFLIRFVCPLAILAIFLHQLGVF, from the coding sequence ATGATTGAACAAAAAAGAGCAAAGTTCGGAAGTAAGCTGGGAATGATTCTTGCCACGGCAGGCGGTGCTGTTGGTCTGGGTAATGTCTGGCGTTTCCCATACATGACAGGTCAGAACGGTGGTGCAGCTTTTATCCTTATTTATATTGGTTGTATCTTGTTGCTGGGACTTCCTTGCATGATCAGCGAGTTCATCATCGGACGTCATGCTGCATCAAACACGGCACGTGCCTATACAAAACTGTCTGATGGAACTGCCTGGAAATGGGTTGGCTATCTGGGTGTACTCACAGGTTTCCTCATTACCGGCTACTATGCCGTGGTGTCTGGATGGTGTCTGCAGTATGGAGTTGCTTCTGTCATGAATCATCTGCATGGCTCTCCGGCTTATTTCCAAGCCTATTTCTCCGACTTCTCCACCAATCCGTGGAAGCCAGTTCTGTGGACATCAATCATTCTCTTTGTTACGCATTACGTTATTATTCACGGAGTCAGGAACGGTATTGAGCGAGCTTCAAAGATTCTGATGCCGGCGCTTTTTCTCCTTCTTCTTGCCATCGTTGTCGCTTCCTGTCTTCTTCCCGGTGCTGGCAAGGGTATAGAATTCCTGCTGAAGCCCGACTTCAGCAAGGTGACAGGGGATGTGTTCCTTGGTGCATTGGGTCAGTCATTCTACTCTATGAGTATTGCAATGGGCTGTATCTGTACATACGCTTCTTATTACAACCGCCACACAAAGCTCTTGAATTCAGCCGTTCAGATTGGGTTTATTGATACCTGTGTTGCCATTCTTGCTGGTCTGATGATTTTCCCGGCGGCATTCTCGGTGGGTGTAAGTCCTGATAGCGGGCCTTCTCTTATCTTCATCACCTTGCCGAATGTCTTTGAACAAGCCTTTTCCAGCATGCCTGTAATAGGCTATGTCGTTTCGTTGGCATTCTATCTGCTCCTCTCTATGGCAGCTCTGACCTCATTGATTTCCCTGCACGAGGTGAGTACAGCCTTCTTTCAGGAGGAACTGCACATCAGCCGTCCTCGTGCTGCAATGATTGTTACGGGAGGTTGTTTCCTTATCGGAGCCGTATGCTCTTTGTCGTTGGGCGAATGGAGTTTTCTCAAGGTGGCTGGTGTCGACCTCTTCGATGTATTCGACTTTGTGACAGGACAGATTTTCCTTCCTGTCGGCGGACTCCTTACCTGTCTGTTCATCGGATGGTATGTACCGAAGAAGCTGGTCAAGGATGAGTTTACCAACTGGGGAACCACACGTGGAGTATTCTTTGGCACTTATTACTTCCTTATCCGCTTTGTCTGTCCATTGGCTATTCTTGCCATCTTCCTGCATCAGTTAGGAGTGTTCTAA
- a CDS encoding UDP-N-acetylmuramoyl-tripeptide--D-alanyl-D-alanine ligase gives MDIQEIYKIYQSHPVVTTDSRNCPEGSIFVALKGVSFDGNKFAESALEKGCSYAIIDDKEYAKEGDGRFILVDDALVTYKELAREHRRQFSIPVIGITGTNGKTTSKELISAVLAEKFNVHHTEANYNNDVGVPRTLLDIRPEHDIAVIEMGASHPGDIEKLVTYAEPTCGLITNVGRAHLQGFGSFEGVKQTKGELYDFLKAHGSLLFLNESNPDLTEMAEQREFDRVITYGQDDTADVQGNFVSCAPCLKFEWQSSSLTTHHPSPTTYEVQTHLIGSYNLDNMLAAIAIGLHFGVTPQQINHALENYIPHNNRSQLTETAHNKLIVDAYNANPSSMAAAIENFQLMQVENKMAILGDMRELGEASGEEHQKVVELLKATDIHNVWLVGEEFGKTRTDFRKFRDIEEVKAEIARQRPDDHYILIKGSNGIKLFELPAIL, from the coding sequence ATGGATATACAGGAGATTTACAAGATTTACCAGAGCCATCCCGTCGTGACTACCGACAGCCGCAACTGCCCCGAAGGAAGTATCTTTGTTGCACTGAAGGGAGTATCATTCGATGGTAATAAGTTCGCTGAATCAGCCTTGGAGAAGGGCTGCAGCTATGCCATCATTGACGATAAGGAGTATGCAAAGGAGGGTGATGGTCGTTTCATCCTCGTTGATGATGCACTTGTTACATATAAGGAACTGGCACGTGAGCACCGTCGTCAGTTCTCAATCCCTGTGATTGGCATTACAGGAACAAACGGTAAGACTACGAGCAAGGAACTTATCTCTGCTGTATTGGCTGAGAAATTCAACGTACATCATACTGAGGCAAACTATAACAATGACGTGGGTGTACCCCGTACGTTGCTCGATATTCGCCCGGAGCATGATATAGCTGTTATCGAGATGGGTGCTTCGCATCCTGGTGACATTGAGAAACTTGTTACGTATGCAGAGCCTACCTGTGGATTGATTACCAATGTCGGACGTGCACACTTGCAGGGGTTTGGCAGCTTCGAGGGTGTAAAGCAGACGAAGGGCGAACTCTATGATTTCCTTAAAGCCCATGGCAGTCTGCTATTCCTCAATGAGAGTAATCCTGACTTGACAGAGATGGCAGAGCAGCGGGAATTCGACCGTGTCATAACTTATGGACAGGACGATACGGCTGACGTGCAGGGTAATTTTGTAAGTTGTGCGCCATGCTTGAAGTTTGAGTGGCAGTCATCATCCCTCACCACCCATCATCCCTCACCCACCACCTACGAAGTCCAGACCCATCTTATCGGTTCTTATAACTTGGATAATATGCTGGCAGCCATTGCCATCGGTCTGCACTTCGGTGTAACGCCGCAGCAAATCAATCATGCCTTGGAGAATTATATCCCTCATAACAACCGTTCACAGCTGACTGAGACGGCGCATAACAAGCTCATTGTGGATGCCTACAATGCCAATCCTTCCAGTATGGCAGCAGCGATTGAGAACTTCCAGCTGATGCAGGTGGAGAACAAGATGGCGATTCTCGGTGATATGCGGGAGCTTGGAGAAGCGTCTGGTGAAGAGCATCAGAAGGTTGTCGAGCTGTTGAAAGCTACTGATATTCATAATGTATGGCTTGTCGGTGAGGAGTTTGGCAAGACCCGAACCGACTTCCGTAAGTTCCGTGATATAGAAGAAGTGAAGGCGGAGATAGCCCGTCAGCGTCCTGATGACCATTACATCCTGATAAAAGGAAGCAACGGCATAAAACTCTTTGAGCTGCCAGCCATCCTTTAA
- the dusB gene encoding tRNA dihydrouridine synthase DusB — translation MKIGTIDLGERPLFLAPMEDVTDIGFRKMCKRFGAAMVYTEFVSADAVIRSIKSTLSKIVIDDSERPVGIQIYGRDVASMVEAAKIVEQVKPDVIDINFGCPVKKVANKGAGSGMLKNIPLLLEITREVVKAVNTPVTVKTRLGWDNDNLIITDLAEQLQDCGIQALTIHGRTRSQMYTGEADWTLIGEVKNNPRIHIPIIGNGDVTSIEQAHEKFDRYGVDAVMIGRATFGCPWLFNQGEKQLTLDDKIDILEEMLRINVERIDEYRGILHTRRHLAASPIFKGIPDFKQTRISMLRATKMEELLAILEDCREKLRK, via the coding sequence ATGAAAATAGGAACAATAGATTTAGGGGAACGCCCGTTGTTCTTGGCTCCGATGGAGGATGTGACGGATATTGGCTTCCGAAAGATGTGCAAACGCTTCGGTGCTGCAATGGTATATACGGAGTTTGTATCGGCTGATGCAGTCATCCGCAGTATCAAGTCAACGCTTTCAAAGATAGTCATTGACGACAGCGAGCGTCCTGTAGGCATACAGATATACGGCAGGGATGTGGCTTCAATGGTTGAAGCAGCCAAGATTGTTGAACAGGTAAAGCCCGATGTGATAGATATAAACTTTGGCTGTCCGGTGAAGAAAGTGGCAAACAAGGGTGCCGGCTCTGGTATGTTGAAGAACATCCCACTGCTGCTTGAAATCACACGAGAGGTGGTGAAGGCTGTCAACACACCTGTCACGGTGAAGACCCGATTAGGTTGGGATAACGACAACCTGATTATTACTGACCTTGCCGAGCAGCTGCAAGACTGTGGCATACAGGCATTGACTATCCACGGGCGTACCCGTTCACAGATGTACACGGGCGAAGCTGACTGGACATTGATAGGTGAAGTAAAGAACAATCCACGCATTCATATCCCGATTATCGGCAACGGTGACGTGACAAGTATTGAACAGGCACATGAGAAGTTCGACCGCTATGGCGTTGATGCTGTGATGATAGGTCGTGCTACCTTCGGTTGTCCGTGGCTGTTCAATCAAGGTGAGAAGCAGCTCACGTTAGATGACAAGATAGATATTCTCGAAGAGATGCTGCGCATCAACGTGGAGCGTATTGACGAATACCGTGGCATTCTGCATACGCGCCGACATCTGGCAGCATCGCCCATCTTCAAGGGAATCCCCGATTTCAAGCAGACACGCATCTCCATGCTGCGTGCAACGAAGATGGAAGAACTGCTGGCAATTCTTGAAGATTGTAGGGAAAAGCTAAGGAAGTAA
- a CDS encoding CYTH domain-containing protein — MSGLEIERKFLVHKNMDWKQLASSCSHIQQGYFTAVNTVRVRIRDDKGYLTIKGPPRNGGLSRYEFEKEITVEEAQQLMLLCEPGVIDKHRYLIPFGGHIFEVDEFHGDNDGLVLAEVELCNEDELFEKPDFIGLEVTGNRYFYNSHMRRNPFKLWRDSVPEEYR, encoded by the coding sequence ATGAGTGGATTAGAGATAGAAAGAAAGTTCTTGGTACACAAGAATATGGATTGGAAACAGCTTGCAAGCAGTTGTAGTCATATACAGCAAGGGTATTTCACAGCTGTCAATACTGTCCGTGTTCGTATCAGGGATGACAAAGGTTACCTTACAATCAAGGGACCACCGCGCAACGGCGGCTTGTCACGTTATGAGTTTGAGAAAGAGATTACAGTTGAGGAAGCACAGCAGCTTATGTTATTGTGTGAGCCGGGTGTGATAGACAAGCACAGGTATCTCATTCCTTTTGGAGGGCACATCTTTGAAGTGGATGAGTTCCATGGGGATAATGACGGACTCGTCTTGGCAGAGGTGGAGCTGTGTAATGAGGATGAATTATTTGAGAAGCCTGACTTCATCGGCTTGGAAGTGACGGGCAACCGCTATTTCTACAATTCCCACATGCGCCGGAATCCATTCAAGCTCTGGCGTGATAGCGTACCAGAAGAATACCGATAA
- the prfB gene encoding peptide chain release factor 2 — MITADQLKDIQERTEALHRYLDIDRKRIEFEEEQLRTQAPDFWDDPARAQEQMKKVKDIEKWVKDYDKARALADEVQLAFDFYKDELVTEEEVDAAYGKVLKVIEDLELKNMLRQEEDPMECVMKINSGAGGTESQDWASMLMRMYMRWGEAHGYKVTISDIQEGDEAGIKSVTMKFEGGEYAYGYLKSENGVHRLVRVSPFNAQGKRMTSFASVFVTPLVDDTIEVYVDPARVSWDTFRSSGAGGQNVNKVESGVRLRYQYEDPDTGEQEEILIENTETRDQPKNRAKAMQLLKSQLYDRAMKKRMEEQAKIEAGKKKIEWGSQIRSYVFDDRRVKDHRTNYQTSDVDGVMDGKIDDFIKAYLMEFPTEE, encoded by the coding sequence ATGATAACAGCAGACCAGCTAAAAGATATACAAGAGCGCACGGAAGCGCTTCACCGCTATCTTGACATTGACAGGAAGCGGATTGAATTTGAAGAGGAACAGCTCCGCACACAGGCTCCAGACTTCTGGGATGACCCGGCACGTGCGCAGGAGCAGATGAAGAAAGTAAAGGACATAGAGAAGTGGGTCAAGGACTATGATAAAGCCCGTGCACTGGCTGATGAGGTGCAGCTGGCATTCGACTTCTATAAGGATGAACTTGTCACAGAGGAAGAGGTAGATGCTGCATACGGCAAGGTGCTCAAGGTGATTGAGGACTTGGAGCTCAAGAACATGCTGCGTCAGGAGGAAGACCCGATGGAGTGTGTGATGAAGATAAACTCCGGTGCCGGTGGTACGGAAAGTCAGGACTGGGCGTCTATGCTCATGCGTATGTATATGCGTTGGGGCGAGGCACATGGATATAAGGTGACGATTTCCGATATACAGGAAGGCGACGAGGCTGGTATTAAGAGCGTAACAATGAAGTTTGAGGGTGGCGAGTATGCCTATGGCTATCTGAAGAGTGAGAATGGTGTGCACCGCTTGGTACGTGTCAGTCCGTTCAATGCTCAAGGTAAGCGTATGACAAGTTTTGCCAGCGTGTTCGTTACGCCATTGGTAGACGACACTATTGAGGTGTATGTTGACCCGGCTCGTGTCAGTTGGGATACCTTCCGTTCGAGTGGTGCTGGTGGACAGAACGTCAACAAGGTGGAGTCGGGAGTTCGTCTGCGCTATCAGTATGAAGACCCTGACACAGGAGAACAGGAAGAAATCCTTATTGAGAATACGGAAACCCGTGACCAGCCGAAGAACCGTGCCAAGGCAATGCAGCTCTTGAAATCACAGCTTTATGACCGTGCGATGAAGAAGCGCATGGAGGAACAGGCGAAGATAGAAGCGGGTAAGAAGAAGATAGAGTGGGGTAGCCAGATTCGTAGCTACGTCTTTGATGACCGTCGTGTGAAGGATCACCGCACCAACTATCAGACTTCTGATGTGGATGGTGTGATGGATGGCAAGATTGATGACTTCATCAAGGCTTACCTGATGGAGTTTCCTACGGAGGAATAA
- a CDS encoding DUF3791 domain-containing protein — translation MADQYKIPYLNAVIRTFGNRFDLTVQQAFRYLHNFKGIRFLLEYYDVEHTLSIEDTVDDLIKVCQKNGGELA, via the coding sequence ATGGCTGATCAATACAAAATACCCTATTTGAACGCTGTTATCAGAACGTTTGGTAACCGCTTTGACTTGACTGTACAGCAGGCTTTCCGCTATCTTCATAACTTTAAGGGAATACGTTTTCTTTTAGAGTATTATGACGTGGAACATACGTTGTCTATAGAAGATACGGTAGACGACCTTATCAAAGTCTGTCAAAAGAATGGAGGAGAATTGGCATGA
- a CDS encoding VanZ family protein has product MQHILTRYPFSSIIIIGIWVLCFMNIPESPLSDVRFIDKWTHSVMYLVLGLSISLEYLRTTRHARLRFIIIWVWLMPVLMGGLIEILQANCTGGRRSGEWLDFFADATGSTIALLIGILLVRYHARA; this is encoded by the coding sequence ATGCAACATATCTTAACCAGATATCCATTCAGCAGTATCATTATCATTGGCATTTGGGTGCTGTGTTTCATGAATATCCCAGAGAGTCCGCTGAGCGATGTAAGGTTTATAGACAAGTGGACGCACAGTGTCATGTACTTGGTATTGGGACTGAGTATAAGCCTTGAGTACCTGCGCACAACAAGACATGCCAGACTCAGATTCATCATCATTTGGGTCTGGCTCATGCCCGTCTTGATGGGTGGACTCATCGAAATTCTTCAAGCAAACTGCACAGGCGGGAGGCGAAGTGGTGAGTGGCTTGACTTCTTCGCAGATGCTACAGGCTCAACGATAGCCCTGCTTATCGGTATTCTTCTGGTACGCTATCACGCCAGAGCTTGA